A stretch of Peteryoungia algae DNA encodes these proteins:
- a CDS encoding BREX system ATP-binding domain-containing protein: protein MSLRDKLLQSKDKQKPDLFALYGVLANPFPASSQTSQNPRRKQSGDEQAEARIISFIRDQKSQVVVVEGTQGVGKTNFLNHFEAEIEDVLGELDGFYVVRYLADPEASFDGTIRRLFQELGEDHIVKLSHQLQLNDAPIASARSQDMRSALQRLANQGPDAELIKLVMDWLYGGRLLKAHKEKLNIHFRLDTVESKTAALRDLVVVSSEAGVLNGIFLLLDELEKQDGILSPTAVVRYLSAMRAIIDSLPHHLFMMIAVTPDALRRYSNALPAFRSRLQNQITLRPLMSLRDAKALANFYVEHAKQQASKKFPGKQPGTKELISPLEIEDVFEQLKIVSDRRGDQGVPQRVFLHRLHAACEDRIQELD from the coding sequence ATGAGCTTGCGCGACAAACTTTTACAGTCGAAGGACAAGCAGAAACCTGACCTGTTCGCACTATACGGCGTCCTTGCTAATCCTTTTCCTGCGTCCAGCCAAACATCTCAGAACCCTAGACGTAAACAGTCAGGCGATGAGCAGGCGGAAGCACGAATTATTAGTTTTATACGTGACCAAAAGTCCCAAGTAGTCGTGGTCGAAGGTACTCAGGGCGTTGGCAAGACGAACTTCCTTAACCATTTTGAAGCCGAGATCGAGGACGTGCTCGGTGAACTAGATGGGTTTTATGTCGTCCGGTATCTGGCCGACCCCGAGGCCTCTTTCGACGGGACAATTAGGCGCTTATTCCAAGAGCTAGGTGAAGATCATATCGTAAAGCTATCTCACCAACTTCAACTGAACGATGCCCCTATTGCCTCAGCAAGAAGTCAGGACATGCGGTCGGCGCTACAGAGGTTGGCCAATCAGGGTCCGGACGCCGAACTGATTAAACTCGTCATGGACTGGCTCTACGGTGGACGCCTTCTGAAGGCACATAAAGAAAAGCTCAATATTCACTTCAGGTTGGACACAGTAGAGTCAAAGACCGCTGCGTTGAGAGACCTGGTAGTAGTAAGCAGCGAAGCCGGTGTCCTTAATGGGATATTCCTTTTGCTTGACGAACTTGAGAAACAGGATGGCATCCTGAGCCCTACTGCCGTGGTTAGATATCTGTCGGCAATGCGAGCCATCATTGACTCTTTGCCACATCATCTTTTCATGATGATTGCCGTAACTCCTGACGCGCTACGCCGATATTCAAACGCCTTGCCCGCATTCAGAAGCCGTTTGCAAAATCAGATAACCTTGCGCCCACTCATGAGTCTGAGGGATGCCAAGGCGCTGGCTAACTTTTACGTCGAGCATGCCAAGCAACAAGCGTCGAAGAAATTCCCAGGAAAACAGCCCGGGACGAAAGAACTAATCTCGCCCTTGGAGATCGAAGATGTTTTCGAGCAACTAAAGATAGTCTCGGACAGGCGCGGCGATCAGGGCGTGCCACAACGTGTATTTTTGCATCGGCTACACGCCGCATGTGAGGATAGAATCCAAGAATTAGACTGA